A genome region from Crossiella equi includes the following:
- a CDS encoding GntR family transcriptional regulator: protein MLDVTSAEAGVNPRTQREPKYWGLKRHLLDLLRSLPPGSPIPTERSLAADFDVSRTTVRQALAELTVEGRLLRVQGKGTFAAAPKVAQRLQLSSYTEDMRAQGRQPTSRLLEASEQPAEAELARLLGVRPGAKVLRLRRLRLADGEPMAIELTHLALGRFRGLRRYIGAGGSLYQVLRERFGVEMGHADETIETALATPEEAELLGADIGLPMLLLSRHSFDSDGKPVEWVRSIYRGDRYKFVARLNPPG, encoded by the coding sequence ATGCTGGACGTGACGTCGGCTGAGGCGGGCGTTAACCCGCGCACGCAGCGGGAGCCAAAGTACTGGGGTTTGAAGCGGCATCTGCTCGACCTGTTGCGGTCACTGCCGCCCGGTTCGCCGATCCCGACCGAGCGCTCGCTGGCCGCGGATTTCGACGTGTCAAGGACTACGGTCCGGCAAGCGCTTGCCGAGCTGACCGTCGAGGGCAGGCTGCTCCGGGTGCAGGGCAAAGGCACCTTCGCGGCCGCGCCGAAGGTGGCACAGCGCCTTCAGCTGAGCTCCTACACCGAGGACATGCGGGCCCAGGGCCGTCAGCCCACCTCCCGCCTGCTGGAGGCCAGCGAACAGCCCGCCGAGGCCGAGCTGGCCCGCCTGCTGGGCGTGCGCCCGGGGGCCAAGGTGCTCCGCCTGCGACGGCTCCGGCTGGCCGACGGCGAGCCCATGGCCATCGAGCTGACCCACCTCGCGCTGGGCCGGTTCCGGGGCCTGCGCCGCTACATCGGCGCAGGTGGCTCGCTGTACCAGGTGCTGCGGGAGCGCTTCGGCGTGGAGATGGGCCACGCCGACGAGACCATCGAGACCGCGCTGGCCACACCGGAGGAGGCGGAGCTGCTGGGGGCCGACATCGGCCTGCCGATGCTGCTGCTCTCGCGGCACTCCTTCGACAGCGACGGCAAGCCGGTGGAGTGGGTGCGCTCGATCTACCGGGGCGACCGGTACAAGTTCGTGGCCCGCTTGAACCCGCCCGGCTGA
- the nagA gene encoding N-acetylglucosamine-6-phosphate deacetylase — translation MDAVVVAPKALLGNTISGPVALRIRDGQIIDVEETTGCDGPDGLLSPGLVDVQINGAVGVDFADTDAEGMAKVAAALPRTGVTRFVPTLITTPVTEIIRQARQVIAASAALPEGAGARPLGLHFEGPFLSPLRHGVHNPDHMEPPSADRIERILADPQVAAALRLVTLAPEQPGGFAAVRRLTEAGVVVAVGHTDATGAQTRQAADEGARMITHLFNAQRPLGHREPGVPGIGLVDPRFTLGLIADLAHVDGDICKLVFNAAPGRVALVTDAVAAAGMPPGRYQLGGEDVLLTEEGVPRSPSGTIAGSALTLDRAIRNIVSLGVDPALALHAASTVPANVIGEPTLGRLTPGARADLVLWDNDLHPRKVWVEGELVFDAEQDARAAVSAPRLPAAGN, via the coding sequence TTGGACGCGGTAGTCGTCGCCCCGAAGGCACTGTTGGGCAACACCATCTCGGGTCCGGTGGCGCTACGGATCCGTGACGGTCAGATCATCGACGTCGAGGAGACCACTGGTTGCGACGGTCCGGACGGCCTGTTGAGCCCCGGGCTGGTGGACGTGCAGATCAACGGCGCGGTGGGCGTGGACTTCGCCGACACCGACGCCGAGGGCATGGCCAAGGTCGCCGCCGCGCTGCCGCGCACCGGCGTCACGCGGTTCGTGCCGACCCTGATCACCACGCCGGTCACCGAGATCATCCGCCAGGCCCGGCAGGTCATCGCGGCCTCCGCGGCCCTGCCGGAGGGCGCGGGCGCCCGGCCGCTGGGCCTGCACTTCGAGGGTCCGTTCCTGTCCCCGCTGCGGCACGGCGTGCACAACCCGGACCACATGGAACCGCCGTCGGCCGACCGCATCGAGCGCATCCTGGCCGACCCGCAGGTCGCGGCCGCGCTGCGCCTGGTGACGCTGGCCCCGGAGCAGCCGGGCGGTTTCGCCGCGGTCCGCCGCCTCACCGAGGCGGGCGTGGTGGTCGCGGTGGGCCACACCGACGCCACCGGCGCGCAGACCCGCCAGGCCGCCGACGAGGGCGCGCGCATGATCACCCACCTGTTCAACGCGCAGCGGCCGCTGGGCCACCGCGAACCGGGCGTCCCGGGCATCGGCCTGGTCGACCCGCGCTTCACGCTGGGCCTGATCGCGGACCTGGCGCATGTGGACGGTGACATCTGCAAGCTGGTCTTCAACGCCGCCCCGGGCCGGGTCGCCCTGGTCACCGACGCGGTGGCCGCGGCGGGCATGCCCCCGGGTCGCTACCAGCTGGGCGGCGAGGACGTCCTGCTCACCGAGGAGGGCGTGCCGCGCTCCCCGTCGGGCACGATCGCGGGCAGTGCCCTCACCCTGGACCGGGCGATCCGCAACATCGTCAGCCTGGGCGTCGACCCGGCGCTGGCGCTGCACGCGGCGAGCACGGTCCCGGCCAACGTCATCGGCGAACCCACCCTGGGCCGCCTGACCCCGGGCGCCCGAGCCGACCTGGTCCTCTGGGACAACGACCTGCACCCGCGCAAGGTCTGGGTCGAGGGTGAGCTCGTCTTCGACGCCGAACAGGACGCCCGCGCCGCGGTCAGCGCCCCCAGGCTCCCCGCCGCGGGCAACTGA
- a CDS encoding SIS domain-containing protein, translated as MTSTETVPGAHMAAEIAAQPEVFRGLLARQAEIAAVARQIAARKPRFVLFAARGSSDHGALYAKYLTEVLLQLPAGLVSPSTTTLYGAQPDLTDVLWVAVSQSGGSPDLVEATESARRRGALTVAVTNTPDSPLNQVTELSVDMGAGKELAVAATKTYGATLLSLYLLIDAVRGGTAEHAASIGDLAESALALAEPAVAEAVQRYRFANRVVTTGRGYSSATAAEAALKLAETSYLSARAYSGADLLHGPVAAVDSETAVLAIASAGKGGTAMREVLEVVQGRGADILAVGSASDTVSAAYRIGVPATAEELAPVLEILPVQRLALGLSLARGGDPDNPRGLNKVTKTR; from the coding sequence ATGACTTCGACCGAGACGGTGCCCGGCGCCCACATGGCCGCCGAGATCGCCGCGCAGCCGGAGGTCTTCCGGGGCCTGCTGGCCCGACAGGCCGAGATCGCGGCGGTGGCGCGGCAGATCGCCGCCCGCAAGCCACGGTTCGTGCTGTTCGCGGCGCGGGGCTCCAGCGACCACGGCGCGCTGTACGCCAAGTACCTGACCGAGGTGCTGCTCCAGCTGCCCGCGGGCCTGGTCTCCCCGTCCACCACGACCCTCTACGGCGCGCAGCCGGACCTGACGGACGTGCTGTGGGTGGCGGTCAGCCAGAGCGGCGGCTCCCCGGACCTGGTGGAGGCGACCGAGTCGGCCCGCCGCCGGGGCGCCCTGACGGTCGCGGTGACCAACACCCCGGACTCCCCGCTGAACCAGGTCACCGAGCTCTCGGTGGACATGGGCGCGGGCAAGGAGCTGGCGGTCGCGGCCACCAAGACCTACGGCGCCACCCTGCTCTCCCTGTACCTGCTGATCGACGCGGTCCGGGGCGGCACGGCCGAACACGCGGCCAGCATCGGCGACCTGGCCGAGTCGGCCCTGGCCCTGGCGGAACCGGCCGTCGCGGAGGCCGTCCAGCGCTACCGCTTCGCCAACCGAGTGGTCACCACGGGCCGCGGCTACTCCTCGGCCACCGCCGCCGAAGCGGCCCTGAAACTCGCCGAGACCAGCTACCTCTCGGCACGGGCCTACAGCGGCGCGGACCTCCTGCACGGCCCGGTCGCGGCCGTGGACAGCGAAACCGCGGTCCTGGCCATCGCCAGCGCGGGCAAGGGCGGCACGGCCATGCGCGAGGTCCTGGAGGTCGTCCAGGGCCGGGGCGCGGACATCCTGGCGGTCGGCTCGGCCTCGGACACGGTCTCGGCGGCCTACCGCATCGGCGTGCCCGCCACGGCCGAGGAGCTGGCCCCGGTGCTGGAGATCCTGCCGGTGCAGCGCCTGGCCCTGGGGCTGTCGCTGGCGCGCGGCGGTGACCCGGACAACCCGCGGGGGCTGAACAAGGTCACCAAGACCCGCTGA
- a CDS encoding amidohydrolase family protein, producing MRIDAHHHLWDLNVRPQDWITGEALAPINRSFAMPDLEHVTIATGVGATVLVQTVTVAEETPELLAIAEEAEIVAGVVGWTDLTAPDVAAELARLGQGKGGRWLRGIRHQVQGEPDPRWLCRDDVREGLAAVADAGLVYDLLVLPGQLPAAVETARELPQLAFVLDHCAKPPVASGELEPWAADLRALAALPNVSCKLSGLVTEADWAQWTVADLRPYAEVVLEAFGPERVMFGSDWPVCTLAASYADVVAAAEELTGRLSEPERFEVFGRTAHRVYGLELSAAMVPKGGLDA from the coding sequence ATGCGCATCGACGCCCACCACCACCTGTGGGACCTCAACGTCCGGCCGCAGGACTGGATCACCGGCGAGGCGCTGGCGCCGATCAACCGCAGCTTCGCCATGCCGGACCTGGAACACGTCACGATCGCCACCGGCGTCGGCGCGACCGTGCTGGTGCAGACCGTGACGGTGGCCGAGGAGACCCCGGAGCTGCTGGCCATCGCCGAGGAGGCCGAGATCGTGGCCGGGGTGGTCGGCTGGACCGACCTCACCGCCCCGGACGTGGCCGCCGAGCTGGCCCGTCTCGGGCAGGGCAAGGGCGGCCGGTGGCTGCGCGGCATCCGGCACCAGGTGCAGGGCGAGCCGGACCCGCGCTGGCTGTGCCGCGACGACGTGCGCGAAGGCCTGGCCGCGGTCGCCGACGCCGGGCTGGTCTACGACCTGCTGGTCCTGCCCGGCCAGCTGCCCGCCGCGGTGGAGACCGCCCGCGAGCTGCCGCAGCTGGCCTTCGTACTGGACCACTGCGCGAAGCCCCCGGTGGCCTCGGGTGAGCTGGAGCCGTGGGCGGCGGACCTGCGCGCGCTGGCCGCCCTGCCGAACGTGAGCTGCAAGCTCTCCGGCCTGGTCACCGAGGCCGACTGGGCACAGTGGACGGTCGCCGACCTGCGGCCCTACGCCGAGGTGGTGCTGGAGGCGTTCGGCCCGGAACGGGTCATGTTCGGCTCGGACTGGCCGGTGTGCACGCTCGCCGCGTCGTATGCGGACGTGGTGGCCGCGGCGGAGGAGCTGACCGGGCGGCTGTCCGAACCGGAGCGGTTCGAGGTGTTCGGGCGCACCGCGCACCGGGTCTACGGGCTGGAGCTGTCGGCGGCCATGGTGCCCAAGGGCGGCTTGGACGCCTAG
- a CDS encoding carbohydrate ABC transporter permease: MRPKSKTQRTLLSGIALLVAGLFFFPTYWMINSSLRPSNANLTTEYDLFPTGVTFTNFVNAVSKPGFTDFLTNSLIVAVGAMLCALAAGILAAIPLSRLRFRGRKGFVLLVLVAQMAPLEALLIPMYLLMRDVGLLNMLPALLLVNVATTLPFTIWTLRGFVNGIPVDLEEAAMVDGCSRWGAFRRVTLPLLGPALVTTSVFSFITAWNEFLFALVLMRDKVNQTLPVWLSSFSTVFGTDWGGTMAASVVFALPVLIYFLIVQRNLVAGNTAGAVKG; encoded by the coding sequence GTGAGGCCCAAGAGCAAGACGCAGCGGACACTGCTGAGCGGCATCGCGCTGCTCGTCGCCGGGCTGTTCTTCTTCCCGACCTATTGGATGATCAACTCGTCCCTGCGGCCGTCGAACGCGAACCTGACCACCGAGTACGACCTGTTCCCCACCGGCGTCACGTTCACCAACTTCGTGAACGCGGTGAGCAAGCCCGGGTTCACCGACTTCCTCACCAACAGCCTGATCGTGGCCGTGGGCGCGATGCTGTGCGCGCTGGCCGCGGGCATCCTGGCGGCCATCCCGCTGTCGCGGCTGCGCTTCCGGGGCCGCAAGGGCTTCGTGCTGCTGGTGCTGGTCGCGCAGATGGCGCCGCTGGAGGCGCTGCTCATCCCGATGTACCTGCTGATGCGGGACGTCGGCCTGCTCAACATGCTGCCCGCGCTGCTGCTGGTGAACGTGGCGACCACGCTGCCGTTCACCATCTGGACCCTGCGCGGCTTCGTCAACGGCATCCCGGTGGACCTGGAGGAGGCGGCCATGGTCGACGGCTGCTCCCGCTGGGGCGCCTTCCGCCGCGTGACGCTGCCGCTGCTGGGCCCGGCGCTGGTGACGACGTCGGTGTTCTCCTTCATCACCGCGTGGAACGAGTTCCTCTTCGCCCTGGTCCTCATGCGCGACAAGGTCAACCAGACCCTGCCGGTGTGGCTGTCCAGCTTCAGCACGGTGTTCGGCACCGACTGGGGCGGCACCATGGCCGCGTCCGTGGTCTTCGCCCTGCCCGTGCTGATCTACTTCTTGATCGTCCAGCGCAACCTGGTCGCCGGGAACACCGCCGGTGCCGTGAAGGGATAG
- a CDS encoding sugar ABC transporter substrate-binding protein — protein MKRWSKVAVSAVAAALTVSACAGSGGGSGSGGDGKELVVWLMSGSAPTAMTDELHKEFEAAHPGVKVKYEVQEWTGIQNKLNTALAGTTPPDVIELGNTQSPQFAAQKVLTDLTADSAALGGANWGAGLKASGTWDGKQWAVPFYAANRLVLYRKDLFEKANIQPPTSREEWLTAIEKLKAANAGDPDFQPLYLAGQNWYTLLSFIWDEGGDVASQSGTNFTATLNTPQAKAGLEFYKKLVEVSGTKAPKDADEEKPPQAGVFGKGKVGMIVGLPWEVATAAKEDPSIKDKISGFPIPGKTAGSAAPVFQGGSNLAIPAGSKNADLAKDYLKLLAGEKYQQQLVKAGMIPGSSKDTSALSADPVNAAMAKAATNGKAVPASPNWGTVEAGQNPIKSMLTAYLTGAKSLDQAVSDANTAIQQALSSGKP, from the coding sequence GTGAAGCGCTGGTCGAAGGTAGCCGTGAGTGCTGTGGCAGCGGCACTGACGGTGTCTGCCTGCGCCGGCTCGGGCGGAGGATCCGGGTCGGGAGGCGACGGCAAGGAACTCGTCGTATGGCTGATGAGCGGCTCCGCGCCGACGGCCATGACCGACGAGCTGCACAAGGAGTTCGAGGCGGCCCACCCGGGCGTCAAGGTCAAGTACGAGGTCCAGGAGTGGACCGGCATCCAGAACAAGCTCAACACGGCCCTGGCCGGGACCACCCCGCCGGACGTGATCGAGCTCGGCAACACCCAGTCCCCGCAGTTCGCGGCGCAGAAGGTCCTGACTGACCTGACCGCCGACTCGGCCGCCCTCGGCGGCGCCAACTGGGGCGCGGGCCTGAAGGCCTCCGGCACCTGGGACGGCAAGCAGTGGGCGGTGCCGTTCTACGCGGCCAACCGCCTGGTCCTCTACCGCAAGGACCTGTTCGAGAAGGCGAACATCCAGCCGCCGACCTCGCGTGAGGAGTGGCTGACCGCGATCGAGAAGCTCAAGGCCGCGAACGCGGGCGACCCCGACTTCCAGCCGCTCTACCTGGCCGGTCAGAACTGGTACACCCTGCTGTCCTTCATCTGGGACGAGGGCGGCGACGTGGCCTCGCAGTCCGGCACCAACTTCACCGCCACGCTGAACACCCCCCAGGCCAAGGCCGGTCTGGAGTTCTACAAGAAGCTCGTCGAGGTCTCCGGCACCAAGGCGCCGAAGGACGCGGACGAGGAGAAGCCCCCGCAGGCGGGCGTGTTCGGCAAGGGCAAGGTCGGCATGATCGTCGGCCTGCCGTGGGAGGTCGCGACCGCGGCCAAGGAAGACCCCAGCATCAAGGACAAGATCAGTGGCTTCCCGATCCCGGGCAAGACCGCGGGCAGCGCCGCGCCGGTGTTCCAGGGCGGCTCGAACCTGGCCATCCCGGCTGGCAGCAAGAACGCCGACCTGGCCAAGGACTACCTGAAGCTGCTGGCGGGCGAGAAGTACCAGCAGCAGCTGGTCAAGGCGGGCATGATCCCCGGCTCGTCCAAGGACACCAGCGCGCTGTCCGCCGACCCGGTGAACGCCGCCATGGCGAAGGCCGCCACCAACGGCAAGGCCGTCCCGGCCAGCCCGAACTGGGGCACCGTCGAGGCAGGCCAGAACCCGATCAAGTCGATGCTCACCGCGTACCTGACCGGCGCGAAGAGCCTCGACCAGGCGGTCTCGGACGCCAACACGGCGATCCAGCAGGCCCTGTCCTCGGGCAAGCCGTAG
- a CDS encoding FadR/GntR family transcriptional regulator — protein sequence MAVTDDAILRVREMIVSGELKPGDRLPREADLAERLGLSRNSLREAVKALSLVRVLDVRQGDGTYVSSLRADELLGALSFVLDLHRGEESVLEVLEVRRVLEPACAAIAAVRIDEKDVAALRELCEETERSDSVERLVELDLEFHRRIAQAAGNAYLAQLLDTLAGPTVRARIWRGIAQGGAVDRTVAEHRAIVDALAAHEPELARSWSTVHVAGVEQWLRNLDAR from the coding sequence GTGGCGGTAACCGACGACGCCATCCTGCGCGTCAGGGAAATGATCGTCTCCGGCGAGCTGAAGCCCGGTGACCGCCTGCCCCGCGAGGCCGACCTGGCCGAGCGCCTCGGCCTGTCCCGCAACTCGCTGCGCGAGGCCGTGAAGGCGTTGTCGCTGGTCCGGGTGCTGGACGTGCGCCAGGGCGACGGCACCTACGTGTCCAGCCTGCGCGCGGACGAGTTGCTCGGCGCGCTCTCCTTCGTCCTGGACCTGCACCGGGGCGAGGAGTCGGTGCTGGAGGTGCTGGAGGTCCGACGGGTGCTCGAACCGGCGTGCGCCGCGATCGCCGCCGTGCGCATCGACGAGAAGGACGTGGCCGCCCTCCGCGAGCTGTGCGAGGAGACCGAGCGCAGCGACTCGGTGGAGCGCCTGGTCGAGCTCGACCTGGAGTTCCACCGCCGCATCGCGCAGGCCGCGGGCAACGCCTACCTGGCCCAGCTGCTGGACACCCTGGCCGGACCGACCGTGCGCGCCCGCATCTGGCGGGGCATCGCGCAGGGCGGTGCGGTGGACCGCACGGTCGCCGAGCACCGCGCGATCGTGGACGCCCTGGCCGCGCACGAGCCCGAGCTCGCCCGCTCCTGGTCCACGGTGCACGTGGCCGGGGTCGAGCAGTGGCTGCGGAACCTGGACGCGCGCTAG
- a CDS encoding carbohydrate ABC transporter permease — MTATVDTTVPAGATPPAPARPGRPPRRRSFSDTLLPYLLIAPAMIALAVLLGWPALQVILISLRKLDLGELVRGEVTWIGFDNYAEVLGDPEFWVITLRTVLFTAACVAGTVAVGLFIALLMRKIGGGTRLVLQISLVLAWAMPILAATTVFQWIFDQQFGILNKTLVLFGFDSFQGYSWFSTGFSTLTVIAILIVWQAVPFIAFTLYAGLLSIPGDLYEAAGIDGASPWQTFRSVTWPALAPMVGLATFQSVLWDFKVFTQVWAIRQGGPDGESTTLPVLQYLQGIAGSHFGMAAAVAVIMMLVLVLLLGQYLRLLLRRQEVAL, encoded by the coding sequence ATGACGGCGACAGTGGACACCACGGTGCCGGCGGGGGCGACCCCGCCGGCACCGGCGCGCCCCGGTCGGCCTCCGCGCCGGCGTTCGTTCAGCGACACGTTGCTGCCCTACCTGCTCATCGCCCCGGCGATGATCGCGCTGGCCGTCCTGCTCGGCTGGCCCGCGCTGCAGGTGATCTTGATCAGCCTCCGCAAGCTGGACCTCGGCGAGCTCGTGCGCGGCGAGGTGACCTGGATCGGCTTCGACAACTACGCCGAGGTGCTCGGTGACCCCGAGTTCTGGGTCATCACCCTGCGCACCGTGTTGTTCACCGCCGCCTGCGTCGCGGGCACGGTCGCGGTCGGCCTGTTCATCGCCCTGCTGATGCGCAAGATCGGCGGCGGCACGCGGCTGGTCCTGCAGATCAGCCTGGTGCTGGCCTGGGCGATGCCCATCCTCGCGGCCACCACCGTGTTCCAGTGGATCTTCGACCAGCAGTTCGGCATCCTGAACAAGACGCTCGTGCTGTTCGGCTTCGACTCCTTCCAGGGATATTCCTGGTTCTCCACCGGCTTCAGCACGCTGACCGTGATCGCCATCCTGATCGTCTGGCAGGCGGTCCCGTTCATCGCGTTCACGCTGTACGCGGGCCTGCTGTCCATCCCGGGCGACCTCTACGAGGCGGCGGGCATCGACGGCGCGAGCCCGTGGCAGACCTTCCGCTCGGTCACCTGGCCCGCGCTCGCGCCCATGGTCGGCCTGGCCACCTTCCAGTCCGTGCTGTGGGACTTCAAGGTGTTCACGCAGGTCTGGGCCATCCGCCAGGGCGGTCCGGACGGCGAGAGCACCACCCTGCCGGTGCTCCAGTACCTCCAGGGCATCGCGGGCAGCCACTTCGGCATGGCCGCCGCGGTCGCCGTGATCATGATGTTGGTGCTCGTGCTGCTGCTCGGGCAGTACCTGCGCCTGCTGCTCCGCCGCCAGGAGGTCGCGCTGTGA
- a CDS encoding aldo/keto reductase — protein MKLGRTAVSVSRLGFGAAPIGNLYREVPDGDAHEAVEAAWDAGVRYFDTAPHYGLGLSERRMGAVLAGKPRDEFTVSTKVGRVLVPHDGGGDDLADGFAVPATARRVWDFSRDGVRRSLAASLDRLGLDRVDVVLLHDPDEHWAQAAGEGFPALAELREEGVVGAIGVGMNQWEMPARFIRETDIDVVMLAGRYTLLEQPAAPEFLPLCAERGVSVLAAGVFNSGLLSRHEVPAAAKYNYDDAPGELVDRARAIAGVCAEHGVTLPQAAIQFAFGHPAVASVVIGARTGEQMRQNAELVAAAVPPALWSDLRGRGLLAADVRGPGES, from the coding sequence GTGAAGCTTGGTCGTACCGCCGTGTCCGTCTCGCGCCTCGGCTTCGGCGCGGCCCCGATCGGCAACCTCTACCGCGAGGTGCCGGACGGGGACGCGCACGAGGCCGTCGAGGCCGCCTGGGACGCGGGGGTGCGCTACTTCGACACCGCCCCGCACTACGGCCTCGGCCTGTCCGAGCGCCGGATGGGCGCGGTGCTGGCGGGCAAGCCCCGGGACGAGTTCACCGTCTCCACCAAGGTCGGCCGGGTGCTGGTCCCGCACGACGGCGGCGGGGACGACCTCGCGGACGGCTTCGCGGTGCCCGCCACCGCGCGCCGGGTGTGGGACTTCAGCCGCGACGGCGTGCGCCGCTCGCTGGCCGCCTCCCTGGACCGGCTCGGCTTGGACCGCGTCGACGTGGTGCTGCTGCACGACCCGGACGAGCACTGGGCGCAGGCGGCGGGGGAGGGCTTCCCGGCGCTGGCCGAGCTGCGCGAGGAGGGTGTGGTCGGCGCGATCGGCGTGGGTATGAACCAGTGGGAGATGCCCGCCCGGTTCATCCGGGAGACCGACATCGACGTGGTCATGCTGGCCGGGCGGTACACGCTGCTGGAGCAGCCCGCCGCCCCGGAGTTCCTGCCGCTGTGCGCCGAGCGCGGGGTGTCCGTGCTGGCCGCGGGCGTGTTCAACTCCGGCCTGCTGTCCCGGCACGAGGTCCCGGCCGCGGCCAAGTACAACTACGACGACGCGCCGGGCGAGCTGGTCGACCGCGCGCGGGCGATCGCCGGGGTGTGCGCCGAGCACGGCGTGACGCTGCCGCAGGCCGCCATCCAGTTCGCCTTCGGCCACCCGGCCGTGGCCAGCGTGGTGATCGGCGCCCGCACCGGCGAGCAGATGAGGCAGAACGCGGAGCTGGTGGCCGCGGCCGTGCCCCCCGCCCTCTGGTCGGACCTGCGCGGCCGTGGTTTGCTCGCGGCGGACGTCCGAGGACCCGGGGAGAGCTGA
- the nagZ gene encoding beta-N-acetylhexosaminidase — MDLRRLADAVLLPGFVGTSAPDWVRRRVAEGLGGVLLFGRNVVDDEQVTALAAQLRAERPEVVVAIDEESGDVTRLDAGRGSAFPGPHALGAVGDVALTERVGAALGARLAACGVTVTLAPCADLTLAAQDPIIGVRAFGSSPEPAAEQVAAFIRGIQSAGVAACAKHFPGHGAATADSHLELPVLERTDAQLRSVELVPFRSAIAAGVRSVMTGHLVVPEWGEQPATLNRYALSEVLRGELGFGGAIVTDALEMNAVSGTAGMTDGAVQALRAGADLLCVGGEPMGAELVDALADAIVAAVHSGRLAEERLVEAAERASSLGGPVPSNAYTPSDLGLQAARRALEVRGEIKLAGPPLVVDLAVDPSIAVGAVPWGLGPHLAELLPGTRVLAGGPGSRQDILDSVNGSPLVVVTRDAHRHAEVRQLVVELVSIGLDLVHVETGVPGPDLGSVARIDTHGGAYVCLRAAAELLADHTAGEDKG, encoded by the coding sequence GTGGATTTGCGACGCTTGGCCGACGCGGTGCTGCTGCCGGGTTTCGTCGGGACGAGCGCGCCGGACTGGGTACGCCGCCGGGTCGCTGAAGGCCTCGGCGGCGTACTGCTGTTCGGGCGCAACGTGGTCGACGACGAGCAGGTCACCGCACTGGCCGCACAGCTGCGGGCCGAACGGCCCGAGGTCGTGGTGGCCATCGATGAGGAGAGCGGGGACGTCACCCGCCTGGACGCCGGGCGGGGCTCGGCCTTCCCCGGGCCGCACGCGCTGGGCGCGGTGGGTGACGTGGCGCTGACCGAGCGGGTCGGCGCGGCGCTGGGCGCGCGGCTGGCCGCGTGCGGGGTCACCGTGACGCTGGCGCCGTGCGCGGACCTGACCCTGGCCGCGCAGGACCCGATCATCGGCGTGCGGGCCTTCGGGTCCAGTCCGGAACCGGCCGCCGAGCAGGTGGCCGCGTTCATCCGGGGCATCCAGAGCGCGGGCGTGGCGGCGTGCGCGAAGCACTTCCCCGGGCACGGGGCGGCCACCGCCGACTCGCACCTGGAGCTGCCGGTGCTGGAGCGCACCGACGCGCAGCTGCGCTCGGTCGAGCTGGTGCCCTTCCGCTCGGCCATCGCCGCCGGGGTGCGCTCGGTGATGACCGGGCACCTGGTCGTACCGGAGTGGGGTGAGCAGCCCGCCACACTGAACCGGTACGCGCTCTCGGAGGTGCTGCGCGGTGAGCTGGGCTTCGGCGGGGCGATCGTCACCGACGCGCTGGAGATGAACGCGGTCTCCGGTACCGCCGGGATGACCGACGGCGCGGTGCAGGCGCTGCGCGCGGGCGCGGACCTGCTGTGCGTCGGCGGCGAGCCGATGGGGGCCGAGCTGGTCGACGCGCTGGCCGACGCGATCGTCGCGGCGGTCCACAGTGGACGCCTGGCCGAGGAGCGCCTGGTCGAGGCGGCCGAGCGCGCGTCCTCGCTGGGCGGACCGGTGCCGTCGAACGCCTACACACCGTCCGACCTGGGACTCCAGGCCGCGCGGCGGGCGCTGGAGGTGCGCGGGGAGATCAAGCTGGCCGGTCCGCCGCTGGTGGTGGACCTGGCGGTGGACCCGAGCATCGCGGTCGGCGCGGTGCCGTGGGGCCTGGGTCCGCACCTGGCCGAGCTGCTGCCGGGCACGCGCGTGCTGGCTGGCGGCCCCGGTTCGCGGCAGGACATTCTCGATTCAGTGAATGGTTCTCCGCTGGTTGTTGTCACCAGGGACGCGCACAGGCACGCTGAAGTGCGACAACTGGTCGTGGAACTTGTTAGCATTGGTCTAGACCTAGTGCACGTCGAAACCGGCGTGCCGGGACCGGACCTGGGCAGCGTCGCCCGTATCGACACCCACGGCGGTGCGTACGTGTGCCTGCGCGCCGCCGCCGAGCTGCTCGCCGACCACACGGCGGGGGAGGACAAGGGATGA
- a CDS encoding Imm7 family immunity protein: MFEYHGWVTLRSTAAAVDPEPELDWAAIKRHVQEWGDYAVVDLRGHNGIPFAHMWGQPNHRLPDAIDFFAGLGRLAPGSYGLLHVWDDEHPEHRNEFRVHRMVRGQVTEHPEPLLSPCLPVLEDKWSWDDEGGAPEPGTPPSC, from the coding sequence ATGTTCGAGTACCACGGGTGGGTGACCTTGCGGTCGACTGCGGCGGCAGTCGACCCGGAGCCGGAACTGGACTGGGCCGCCATCAAGCGCCACGTCCAGGAGTGGGGCGACTACGCCGTGGTCGACCTGCGCGGTCACAACGGCATCCCGTTCGCGCACATGTGGGGCCAGCCGAACCACCGCCTGCCCGACGCCATCGACTTCTTCGCCGGGCTCGGCCGCCTGGCGCCCGGCTCGTACGGGCTGCTGCACGTCTGGGACGACGAGCACCCCGAGCACCGCAACGAGTTCCGGGTGCACCGCATGGTGCGCGGCCAGGTCACCGAGCACCCTGAGCCGTTGCTTTCGCCGTGCCTGCCGGTGCTGGAGGACAAGTGGTCCTGGGACGACGAAGGCGGCGCACCCGAACCGGGTACGCCGCCCTCGTGCTGA